The following are from one region of the Amedibacterium intestinale genome:
- a CDS encoding N-acetylmannosamine-6-phosphate 2-epimerase — protein MLEKIKHGLVVSCQALPDEPLHSSFIMGRMALAAKQGGAVGIRAQSKEDIVEIKKNVDLPVIGIVKRNYPDSEVYITPTKKEVDELLETGCEMIALDATERVRPHNEKLEDLVAYIHAHGVLAMADCSTYEECMHAERIGFDCVSTTLCGYTPYSEGIDGPNLPLLKKLCESCKVPVLAEGKINTPEDLKAVYEVGVYSAVVGGAITRPKQITERFVEVLKK, from the coding sequence ATGCTGGAAAAAATTAAACATGGACTTGTGGTTTCTTGTCAGGCTTTACCGGATGAACCTTTACATTCTTCTTTTATTATGGGGAGAATGGCATTAGCGGCAAAACAAGGTGGTGCTGTTGGAATTCGTGCACAAAGCAAAGAAGATATTGTGGAAATTAAAAAGAATGTGGATCTGCCTGTTATTGGAATCGTAAAAAGAAATTATCCTGATAGTGAAGTATACATCACGCCAACCAAAAAAGAGGTAGATGAACTTTTAGAAACAGGTTGTGAGATGATTGCTTTAGATGCTACAGAAAGAGTACGCCCTCATAATGAAAAGCTGGAGGATTTAGTTGCCTATATACATGCACATGGTGTTTTAGCTATGGCAGATTGTTCAACTTATGAAGAATGTATGCATGCAGAACGTATAGGTTTTGACTGCGTATCTACAACTTTATGCGGATATACACCATATTCTGAAGGAATTGATGGACCAAATCTTCCTTTATTGAAGAAATTATGTGAATCTTGCAAGGTTCCGGTTTTGGCAGAAGGAAAAATTAATACACCAGAAGATTTAAAGGCGGTATATGAAGTTGGAGTATACAGTGCTGTAGTAGGTGGTGCAATTACTCGACCAAAACAAATTACAGAACGATTTGTTGAGGTGTTGAAAAAATAG
- a CDS encoding TetR/AcrR family transcriptional regulator C-terminal domain-containing protein has translation MQSFNKTKYRFAHAMLEVMKKEPLDKITVKDIVKEADMTRQTFYRNFQDKYDLVNWYFDVLAQKSFKQMGISCTLKEGLIKKFSFIKEERLFFTEAFLHDNQNSLFNYDYECILQFYKDIIEKKLQRPIDEELFFLLRMYCRGSIYMTVEWVRNGMGMSCEEISELLIQALPKPLESLLLDLQG, from the coding sequence ATGCAATCATTCAATAAAACAAAATATCGATTTGCACATGCTATGCTTGAAGTGATGAAAAAAGAACCACTTGATAAAATTACAGTAAAAGACATTGTGAAAGAAGCAGATATGACAAGACAAACGTTTTATCGTAATTTTCAAGATAAATACGATTTGGTAAATTGGTATTTTGATGTGCTCGCTCAAAAATCGTTTAAACAAATGGGGATAAGCTGTACGTTAAAGGAAGGATTAATCAAAAAGTTTTCCTTTATTAAAGAAGAACGTCTGTTTTTCACAGAGGCTTTTCTGCACGATAATCAAAACTCGTTGTTTAACTATGATTATGAATGTATTTTACAGTTTTATAAGGATATTATTGAGAAAAAACTTCAACGTCCTATAGATGAAGAACTGTTTTTTCTATTGCGTATGTATTGTAGAGGAAGTATTTATATGACGGTGGAATGGGTAAGAAATGGAATGGGAATGTCTTGTGAGGAAATAAGTGAATTGTTAATTCAGGCACTTCCTAAACCATTAGAATCTTTGTTGCTGGATCTGCAAGGGTGA
- a CDS encoding glycyl-radical enzyme activating protein, translated as MKGNIFDVKRFAIHDGQGIRTTIFFKGCPLRCVWCQNPEGLEGDAQVLYMEKTCIHCGICVKESKAHGVELKHGNLQIFRDRKEDWRHLAGSCPSGALCLDTKEYTSDALVEEALKDKMFFRYGGGVTISGGEPFYQSDFLIEVFQKLKEKGIHTTIETSLFVKREILEKALPYIDHLYVDIKLFDAEKHKQYTGVDNHIILDNVAWLLHSDRKKDVTIRTPLIPGMSATEENITAISRFITSNYKDAAYELLNYNPLAKAKYALTGKQYCFKENPELYTSKQMEEFYTMAKNGGITNLIIV; from the coding sequence ATGAAAGGGAATATATTTGATGTGAAACGTTTTGCCATACATGATGGGCAGGGAATTCGTACAACCATCTTTTTTAAGGGGTGTCCTTTGCGTTGTGTATGGTGTCAAAATCCAGAAGGTTTGGAAGGGGATGCACAGGTTTTATATATGGAAAAAACATGTATTCATTGTGGAATATGTGTAAAAGAAAGCAAAGCTCATGGAGTAGAATTAAAACATGGAAATCTTCAAATCTTTCGAGATCGAAAGGAAGACTGGAGACATTTGGCAGGCAGTTGCCCTAGTGGAGCATTATGTTTAGATACAAAAGAATATACGAGTGATGCGCTGGTAGAAGAAGCTTTAAAAGATAAAATGTTTTTCCGCTATGGCGGAGGAGTAACCATCAGTGGAGGAGAACCCTTTTATCAAAGTGATTTTCTGATAGAAGTATTTCAGAAATTAAAAGAAAAAGGAATACATACAACGATTGAAACGTCTTTGTTTGTGAAAAGAGAAATATTAGAAAAAGCACTTCCTTATATTGACCATTTATATGTAGATATAAAATTATTTGATGCAGAAAAACATAAACAATATACTGGAGTAGACAATCATATAATATTAGATAATGTAGCATGGCTTTTGCATAGTGATAGAAAAAAAGATGTAACCATACGTACACCATTGATTCCAGGAATGAGTGCAACAGAGGAAAATATTACTGCAATTTCGAGGTTTATAACATCGAATTATAAAGATGCTGCATATGAGCTTCTAAATTATAATCCTTTAGCAAAAGCAAAATACGCACTAACAGGGAAACAGTATTGTTTTAAGGAAAATCCTGAATTATATACATCAAAACAAATGGAAGAATTTTATACAATGGCAAAAAACGGTGGTATAACAAATCTAATTATTGTATGA
- a CDS encoding transaldolase family protein, translated as MELILDSSNIEQIKDLNELLHVSGVTTNPTIITKSGRSFEDVVNDLIAVLDEEQMLFIQAVSTDVAGIVEEAKYIASLRKKNMYVKIPVTHEGLKAIKECKKLGIGVLATAIYTADQAFLAAMNGADYLAPYVNRMDNYGDGVENVKDLITMLKVNNMNAKVVAASFKNTRQVHELIKAGIQAVTIPCDVAYNMIDHPGTAIAVDEFSENWKKAYGKTTLR; from the coding sequence ATGGAATTAATATTAGATTCATCAAATATTGAGCAGATTAAAGATTTAAATGAATTGCTTCATGTAAGCGGAGTAACAACAAATCCAACAATCATTACAAAAAGTGGAAGAAGCTTTGAAGATGTTGTAAATGATTTAATTGCAGTTTTGGATGAAGAACAAATGCTTTTTATACAAGCTGTATCTACAGATGTGGCAGGAATTGTAGAAGAAGCGAAATACATCGCTTCTCTTCGCAAGAAAAACATGTACGTAAAAATTCCTGTGACACATGAAGGGCTAAAAGCAATCAAAGAATGCAAGAAATTAGGGATTGGTGTTTTGGCAACAGCAATTTATACAGCAGACCAGGCATTTTTAGCAGCAATGAATGGAGCTGATTATTTGGCACCATATGTCAATCGCATGGATAATTACGGTGATGGAGTAGAAAATGTAAAAGATTTAATTACGATGTTAAAAGTAAATAACATGAATGCGAAAGTCGTAGCTGCAAGTTTTAAAAATACTAGACAGGTACATGAGCTAATCAAAGCAGGAATTCAAGCAGTTACGATACCATGTGATGTAGCATACAATATGATTGATCATCCAGGAACTGCAATTGCGGTAGATGAATTTAGTGAAAACTGGAAAAAGGCATACGGAAAAACAACATTAAGATAA
- the mutY gene encoding A/G-specific adenine glycosylase — MEKIHDKKRLVINLLDWYDEHARVLPWREEATPYRVWVSEIMLQQTRVEAVKPYFERFLKAFPSISSLANAKDDELSKVWEGLGYYNRVKNMKKCAQMCMELYDGKLPSTYEQLLQLPGIGSYTAGAVASIAFKEKAAAVDGNVLRVFSRLLVSEDDILKESTKKKFQKIILDYIPEERCDAFNQALMEIGALVCVPNAAPRCNICPLAQDCIGYQSGKAHFLPIKKAKKQRRIEKRTILVVVWKDKVLLYQRPEKGLLSKMYEFKNLEDHYLKKDIINRIGAKHVLTYKKLKDAKHVFSHIEWHMKACLIEVDEPIEEGVWCTKEELEHTYAIPSAFQTYKESLYEWWKEKSYE, encoded by the coding sequence ATGGAAAAAATACATGATAAGAAAAGATTAGTGATTAATTTATTGGATTGGTATGATGAGCATGCAAGGGTGCTTCCATGGAGAGAAGAAGCAACACCTTATCGAGTTTGGGTAAGTGAAATCATGCTTCAGCAAACAAGGGTAGAAGCAGTCAAACCATATTTTGAAAGATTTTTAAAAGCATTTCCTTCAATATCTTCTTTAGCCAATGCGAAAGATGATGAACTTAGCAAAGTTTGGGAAGGGCTTGGATATTATAATCGTGTAAAAAATATGAAAAAATGTGCACAAATGTGTATGGAGCTTTATGATGGAAAGCTTCCTTCAACTTATGAACAGCTGCTGCAGCTTCCAGGGATTGGAAGTTATACGGCAGGCGCGGTTGCAAGCATTGCGTTTAAAGAAAAAGCAGCTGCGGTAGATGGAAATGTTTTGCGTGTTTTTTCACGATTGCTGGTAAGCGAAGATGATATTTTGAAAGAAAGTACAAAAAAGAAATTTCAGAAAATTATTCTTGATTATATTCCAGAAGAAAGGTGTGATGCATTTAATCAGGCTTTGATGGAAATTGGGGCTTTGGTCTGTGTCCCAAATGCTGCCCCGCGCTGCAATATTTGTCCTTTAGCACAAGATTGCATTGGATATCAAAGCGGGAAAGCACATTTTTTACCGATTAAAAAAGCAAAGAAACAGCGCAGAATCGAAAAAAGGACAATTCTTGTAGTTGTGTGGAAAGATAAAGTGCTGTTGTATCAAAGACCGGAAAAAGGCCTTCTATCAAAGATGTACGAGTTTAAAAATCTAGAAGATCATTATTTGAAAAAGGATATTATAAATAGGATAGGAGCGAAACATGTGTTAACCTATAAGAAACTAAAAGATGCAAAACATGTTTTTTCTCATATTGAATGGCATATGAAAGCTTGTTTAATAGAAGTTGATGAACCGATAGAAGAAGGTGTATGGTGTACAAAAGAAGAATTAGAACATACGTACGCCATTCCTTCTGCTTTTCAAACATATAAAGAATCTCTATATGAATGGTGGAAGGAGAAATCCTATGAATGA
- a CDS encoding NUDIX hydrolase, producing the protein MNESFYKEIQQFSPFNEQEEQDKKVFLKYLETFDDIFYRENEFAHITSSPWILNETKDKVLMIYHKIYRSWGWCGGHCDGNENCVEVALQEGKEETGLKHLHLLSPEILAIDILPVPPHYKKGKYVTSHVHLNVTYACVAKETETISPKLDENSGVKWIPVDEIAFWVKEEDMKPVYKKLMEKIFLLGH; encoded by the coding sequence ATGAATGAGAGTTTTTATAAAGAAATACAGCAGTTTTCACCTTTTAATGAACAGGAAGAGCAAGATAAGAAAGTATTTTTAAAATATCTGGAAACGTTTGATGATATTTTTTATCGAGAAAATGAGTTTGCGCATATAACAAGTTCTCCTTGGATTCTCAATGAAACAAAAGATAAGGTGTTGATGATTTACCATAAAATTTATCGTTCATGGGGATGGTGTGGAGGACATTGTGATGGGAATGAAAATTGTGTGGAAGTTGCACTTCAAGAAGGCAAAGAAGAAACCGGTTTAAAGCATCTGCATCTTCTCAGTCCTGAGATTTTAGCAATTGATATTCTTCCTGTACCACCACATTATAAAAAAGGGAAATATGTTACTTCACATGTTCATTTAAATGTAACATATGCCTGTGTGGCAAAAGAAACAGAAACGATTTCTCCTAAGCTGGATGAAAATAGTGGGGTTAAGTGGATTCCAGTTGATGAAATAGCTTTCTGGGTAAAAGAAGAAGATATGAAACCTGTTTATAAGAAATTGATGGAAAAGATATTTCTTTTGGGTCATTAA
- the fucO gene encoding lactaldehyde reductase, translated as MANRFILNETSYHGAGAIKEIVTEVKARGFQKGLIVTDADLVKFNVVKKVTDLLDEANLPYAIYDKVKANPSVKVVKDGVEAFKEAGADYIIAIGGGSPQDTGKGIGIIINNPEFSDVVSLEGTAATKNKAVPMIAVATTAGTAAETTINYVITDEEKRRKFVCVDPHDIPVVAVVDPDMMSSMPKGLTASTGLDALTHAIEGYTTLGAWELADTLNLKAIELISRSLRSAVENDPKGREDMALGQYVTGMAFSNVGLGVVHGMAHPLSAFYDTPHGVANAVLLPYVMEFNKDYTGEKYREIARVMGVEGVDEMSQEEYRNAAIEAVRQLSKDVNIPQTLKEIGVKEEDLPALAQAAMADVCTGGNPRPCTYELVLEVYKTAF; from the coding sequence ATGGCAAATCGTTTTATTTTGAATGAAACCAGCTATCATGGAGCTGGAGCAATTAAAGAAATCGTAACGGAGGTAAAAGCACGTGGATTTCAAAAGGGTTTGATTGTTACAGATGCAGATTTAGTAAAATTTAATGTTGTAAAAAAAGTAACAGATTTACTTGATGAAGCAAATTTACCATATGCTATTTATGATAAAGTAAAAGCAAATCCTAGTGTAAAAGTTGTAAAAGATGGAGTAGAGGCATTTAAAGAAGCTGGTGCAGATTATATCATTGCGATTGGGGGAGGATCTCCACAGGACACTGGTAAAGGAATTGGAATTATCATTAACAATCCAGAATTTAGTGATGTAGTGTCCTTGGAAGGAACAGCTGCTACAAAAAATAAAGCTGTACCAATGATTGCGGTTGCGACAACTGCAGGAACAGCGGCAGAAACAACAATTAACTATGTTATTACAGATGAGGAAAAACGCCGTAAATTTGTTTGTGTAGACCCTCATGACATTCCAGTAGTAGCAGTTGTAGATCCAGATATGATGAGTTCTATGCCGAAAGGATTAACAGCATCAACTGGATTAGATGCATTAACACATGCAATTGAAGGTTATACAACACTAGGTGCTTGGGAATTGGCAGATACTTTAAATTTAAAAGCAATTGAATTGATTTCCCGCTCTTTAAGAAGTGCGGTAGAAAATGATCCAAAAGGTCGTGAAGACATGGCACTTGGACAGTACGTAACAGGTATGGCATTTTCTAATGTAGGACTTGGTGTTGTACATGGAATGGCACATCCATTAAGTGCTTTCTATGATACTCCTCATGGAGTGGCAAACGCAGTGCTTCTTCCTTATGTTATGGAATTCAATAAAGATTACACTGGTGAAAAATATCGCGAAATTGCACGTGTCATGGGTGTTGAAGGTGTTGATGAAATGAGTCAGGAAGAATATCGCAATGCCGCTATTGAAGCTGTAAGACAACTATCAAAAGATGTAAATATTCCTCAGACATTAAAAGAAATTGGGGTAAAAGAAGAAGATCTTCCTGCTTTGGCACAAGCAGCTATGGCAGATGTATGTACAGGTGGAAATCCACGTCCATGTACGTATGAACTTGTACTGGAAGTATATAAAACAGCATTTTAA